CATCGGGAGGATCGCCCTCTCAATGGCAACTGCTGCGGTCATTCCGTCCGCATCGGCATGATGACGAAGCAGGATCGGCTTTGATTTCATGATGGCCTTTCTGATCTCCCTGGCCACCTGACGCATTGCAGGCCTGAGCTTTTCAAGGATCTCGCTCTCTACCAGGAATTCGATCTCTGCAGGTTCAGCCCTTTTGTCAAGGATCTCATCGATCCTCTTTTTGACAGCCGCTTCTTTTTCACCAGAGAGACGTTTCATGCTCTTGACCTCTACCTGAAGCCTGTCAGCACGTGCTGTCACTTCGCCTGTGGCGGTTACTATCATGTCAGCATCGATCTCCGGATAGGCACGTTCTCCTGCACGCTCAAATGCAGCACATGAGATGAGGCCCTCCTCATCTGATATTGTAAATATGGTAGGACCACCGGTCTGCTTGACCTGTATGACCTCTCCCTCGACCTTGATAAGTTTACCAATGAACTTGTCGAGCTCTATAGATTTCCTGATAGGAATGGACTTTTCCACTTCAACGATGTTGAACTCCTTTACATGCCTTGGGATCAGGTCCATCTTTCCATCGCGTCGTACTTCCTTAACCTCGACGATTACAGGATCTCCCGGTTCAAGGGGAGTGCTGATATTGCTTGAATGTATGAGTCCGCGAAGGTTGGAGTTCATATCTACGAAAACACCAAAATTCGCAATGTTGTTAACTTTGGCCTGGTACAGCTTACCGACCTCAAGCTCATCCTGGTTGCAGGAATCATCCAGCACATGAACGATATCCACCTTACCACATGTACTGCAGGCCTCTTTGCCGTTGATCGGGCCGTCGATGGGCTTGCCGCATACATCACATTTATAGAAGGCACCGGTACCGTTGCACTTCTCACATGATCTTCTTACTTCAACTTCCCCGCTTCCGCCGCATTTCGGACAAACGGAACCATCTTTCAAAAAGCTTCCCACATCCTTTTGTGAAAGGCTCATAAGGTTGACAGACTTTGATTTTCCTGTACCTTTGCATTCAGAACATTTTTCCGTGGAGATGACTTCATATCCCTTGCCTCCACATTCATTGCACTCTTCTCTCATTGTATCAAGTCTTAATTGTTTATGTTAGATTTATGTCTTTGCTTGTACGAAGATTGCCACAAGCAATAGTTTTTTATTAGAACTTCTTCCATATAAAATGGGGGAGGTTTCATGATAGAACAATATATAATACCTATAGTTGTAATCGGAGTTATCATCTTGTCTCAGGCACTCAAGATGGTAAAAGAATACGAAAGAGTTGTTATTTTCAGATTGGGTCGACTTAGTGGAGTAAAAGGACCAGGACTTTTCCTTATAATCCCTATTATCGATACAGTGATGAAAGTAGATCTGCGAGTTATAACTATCGATGTCCCGAAACAGGCAGTTATAACAAGAGACAATGTTACTGTTGCGGTAGATGCTGTTATTTATTATAAGGTGCTCAAACCTGCTGATGCAATTACAGAAGTCGAGAACTTCAAGTATGCAACTGCTATGCTTTCCCAGACAACCCTCAGGGATGTCATCGGACAGATCGAACTTGATGAGCTCCTTTCCGAACGTGAGACCATCAACAAGGATATCCAGGAATTGCTTGATGTTTCCACAGATCCATGGGGTATCAAGGTCACAGGTGTCACCCTTCGGGATGTAAGCATTGATGAGACCATGCTTCGTGCAATTGCAAAGCAGGCAGAGGCAGAAAGGGAAAAGCGTTCACGCATAATTCTTGCAGAAGGTGAATTCATGGCTGCACAAAAAATGAAAGATGCTGCACAGCTCTACCAGGACATACCTGTAGCTCTCAAACTGAGGGAACTGCAGACCATTGCCGAAGTTGCGCGTGAAAAGAACCTCATAGTAGTAACAAGTTCATCGGATATCGGAGAGATTGCTGCACTTAGCACCGCATTCGCTAAGAAATAAAACCTTAAGAAGGTGATCAAATGTTGAAAAGAACATCACCTCTTATCCCTTTTCTTTTTTTGGCATTGGCATTACTCCTGAGCCCTGCCTGTGCTTCTGCGGAAGACAAGGTCCTGGTACTGGAACTGGATGATGCGATAACGCCGGTTTCCGATGACATTGTGGTCGATGCACTTTTGATAGCACAGCAGGAAGAATATGAAGCCCTTGTCATAACCCTCAACACCCCTGGAGGCGGTGTCGATGAAACCCTCAGGATCATTGAAGCCATAGATCAGTCAGAGGTCCCGGTTATCGGATACGTCTACCCCGGCGGGACAAAAGCGTGGTCAGCAGGAACACTGATCCTCCTTGGGACCGATGTTGCTGCAATGGCACCCTTTACAGTTATTGGTTCTGCCCAGCCGGTCACAGTTTCCACAGGAGGTGTCGAGCCTGTTGAGGATGACAAAATAGTGAATGCCCTTGTGGCACTTGCAAAGGAGAAGGCGAACCAGCACGGGCGTAATGAGACCGCTGCTGAGAAATTCATCACGGAGAACCTCAATCTCAATGCCGAGGAAGCACTGGAAGCAGAAGTGATCGAATACGTGGCTACCGATGTTGAAGACCTCCTCGAGCAGGTGGACGGGCAGACCATAAAGGAAAAGCAACTGAACACCAGCGGCGCTACCATTGATACATATGCTCCAAACCTCAGACTGAGCTTTATGGATATAATCTCAGATCCCATTATCTCTTCACTGTTGATAATGCTGGGAATATACGGCATCGTCATAGGCATCTCGAACCCAGGAGCAGGTGCTGAGATCTTTGGTGTGGTATCTATCTCTCTGGGACTTGTTGGAATGGGCTTTGATGTAAATATCGCGGCAATATTCCTGATACTGCTGGGGGTGGTGCTGTTCGTTCTCGAACTGCAGGCGCCGGGAGTTGGCATATTCGGAATAGCCGGATTTGTATGCCTGATAGTAGGAAGCATCTTCCTGGTGCCAATGGACTTCCCGCGCTGGTACACTCCTGCAGACGTCCAGCAGACAATGATCATTGCCATAGTTACACCTACAATAGTCATGGGACTGCTGTTCGTATTTGTGTTTTACAAAGTGCTTGAGGTCAGGCATCGCAAACCGACCATCGGCGAAGAGCCCACAGGTGACCTTGCGGAGGCTATCGATAAGATCGATGCCGGTTCGGAAGGATTTGTAAGATACAGAGGAGAATACTGGAAAGCAAGATCAGAAGACGACCTTGAAGAAGGTGACAGTGTATTGATCACCGACAAAAAAGGGCCACTCCTCTTTGTGAAAAAAGAGGAAGAAGAAAAAGAAGAAGAATGAGCAAAAGGAAAAAAGATATCTGGTCGAGGAAGTGAGAGATCACTTCCCTTTTATCATTTCTATAACTTTTCTTTTCTTATCGATCGCTTCATTTGCAGCGTTATCGATGGCGTTCTTCATCTCATCGAAATCCCTTGGCTCCTCATCCCCGATCATCTTCTTGATAGGAGTGTAAGCCGATTCCCTGAAGCGGGGGGTGAAATCACACATCTCACCGTCGATCATGATCTCTGCACCGGTGCCTTCCACAACCTCTCCGATTATATCGATCTCAACACCTGCATCCCTGACGGTCTTCATAATGTCGTCTGCATATTCCCTTGGAGCGATGACGAGCAATGCATCAAGTGATACACCAAGATAGTCGATCTCCAGCTTTTCCAGCATATCGAGAACTTTCGGATTGACAAGCGGACGCATCTTTTCCTCATCGAAGACGAGCTTGACACCTGCAGTCCTTGAGATCTCCTTTGCATCGCCGCGAATACCTCCATTGGTCACATCGGTCATGGCATGCACATGCTTTGTCAGGCCGGATGCGATCAGGGCCTCGCACGCTTCCAGGAACTTGATGTTTATGGTCTCATCCACCACATCGTGCATCTCGTAGTAGAGAGCTGCAGTGGAAACAGTACCGCCACCTGCACCCTCGCTCATGAGGATTACATCGCCAACCTGCGTCTGCACACGGGCAGTGAGGTCTGTGGCTGTACCTACCGCACCGACACCACCGGTCATGCGTTCTCCGATGTCCATATCGCCACCGATACGCAGGGTGCTGCCAGTGACAAGAGGGATTCCGGTAAGCTCTGAGACTGTAGTAATTCCTGCAATGTGGTCGAAGATCTTTGCGACATCTCCGTCATCGGCAACATGGATATCTGAAAGCAATGCCACAGGACGGGAGCCCATCACGTACACATCACGCAGGGATGCACGGGCCACGTGGAAACCTGCAAGGAAAGGAAAATCGCTAAGACGGGAATGAATCCCATCAATTGTGATAATTATGTAGCCGTCCCCGCTCTCGTTCAGTATAGCACCTGAATCGTCAAGATGGGATGTGTCGACAGCTGCTGTTGTCTTGCCGATGACCTCTGCGATCTTCTCATGAGCATAGAAGTCGCCCAGTCCGCGGGAACCCACACCGAACTCGCCCATGCTCACACCGGAGACAGTGGACTTGAGAACGTCACCCTCGACATTCAGTGTTGCCTTTGCCTCCACAATAGCTGCTTTTGCAAG
This genomic stretch from Methanococcoides sp. LMO-2 harbors:
- a CDS encoding slipin family protein translates to MIEQYIIPIVVIGVIILSQALKMVKEYERVVIFRLGRLSGVKGPGLFLIIPIIDTVMKVDLRVITIDVPKQAVITRDNVTVAVDAVIYYKVLKPADAITEVENFKYATAMLSQTTLRDVIGQIELDELLSERETINKDIQELLDVSTDPWGIKVTGVTLRDVSIDETMLRAIAKQAEAEREKRSRIILAEGEFMAAQKMKDAAQLYQDIPVALKLRELQTIAEVAREKNLIVVTSSSDIGEIAALSTAFAKK
- a CDS encoding DHH family phosphoesterase, translated to MREECNECGGKGYEVISTEKCSECKGTGKSKSVNLMSLSQKDVGSFLKDGSVCPKCGGSGEVEVRRSCEKCNGTGAFYKCDVCGKPIDGPINGKEACSTCGKVDIVHVLDDSCNQDELEVGKLYQAKVNNIANFGVFVDMNSNLRGLIHSSNISTPLEPGDPVIVEVKEVRRDGKMDLIPRHVKEFNIVEVEKSIPIRKSIELDKFIGKLIKVEGEVIQVKQTGGPTIFTISDEEGLISCAAFERAGERAYPEIDADMIVTATGEVTARADRLQVEVKSMKRLSGEKEAAVKKRIDEILDKRAEPAEIEFLVESEILEKLRPAMRQVAREIRKAIMKSKPILLRHHADADGMTAAVAIERAILPMITEINGADAEYHYYKRAPSKAPFYEMPDVTKDISYALEDAARHGQKLPLVVMVDNGSTEEDVPSMRQAQVYGIDMVVVDHHHPDEIVDQYLLGHVNPAHVGGDFGMTAGMLATEVARMINPDVTEEIKHLPAIAAVGDRSEAEEAEVYKQMVSDKYSLQDLKDIALALDFEAYWLKFSSGKGIVDDIMDLGDKTRHKNIVKLLCEQANSMIDEQLTACMPNVKSQDLPNGAVLNVLDVENFAHKFTFPAPGKTSGEVHDRMCQKLEGKPVVTIGYGPDFAVIRSKGVLMNIPQMVRELHEEIVGGGVNGGGHLVVGSIKFVEGKRTDVLSKLVEKVGSVGVE
- a CDS encoding NfeD family protein; translated protein: MLKRTSPLIPFLFLALALLLSPACASAEDKVLVLELDDAITPVSDDIVVDALLIAQQEEYEALVITLNTPGGGVDETLRIIEAIDQSEVPVIGYVYPGGTKAWSAGTLILLGTDVAAMAPFTVIGSAQPVTVSTGGVEPVEDDKIVNALVALAKEKANQHGRNETAAEKFITENLNLNAEEALEAEVIEYVATDVEDLLEQVDGQTIKEKQLNTSGATIDTYAPNLRLSFMDIISDPIISSLLIMLGIYGIVIGISNPGAGAEIFGVVSISLGLVGMGFDVNIAAIFLILLGVVLFVLELQAPGVGIFGIAGFVCLIVGSIFLVPMDFPRWYTPADVQQTMIIAIVTPTIVMGLLFVFVFYKVLEVRHRKPTIGEEPTGDLAEAIDKIDAGSEGFVRYRGEYWKARSEDDLEEGDSVLITDKKGPLLFVKKEEEEKEEE
- a CDS encoding AIR synthase-related protein, translating into MDIEGYARKGIQRNDPELEDKLTERILEIKNTTPKHARSLAKAAIVEAKATLNVEGDVLKSTVSGVSMGEFGVGSRGLGDFYAHEKIAEVIGKTTAAVDTSHLDDSGAILNESGDGYIIITIDGIHSRLSDFPFLAGFHVARASLRDVYVMGSRPVALLSDIHVADDGDVAKIFDHIAGITTVSELTGIPLVTGSTLRIGGDMDIGERMTGGVGAVGTATDLTARVQTQVGDVILMSEGAGGGTVSTAALYYEMHDVVDETINIKFLEACEALIASGLTKHVHAMTDVTNGGIRGDAKEISRTAGVKLVFDEEKMRPLVNPKVLDMLEKLEIDYLGVSLDALLVIAPREYADDIMKTVRDAGVEIDIIGEVVEGTGAEIMIDGEMCDFTPRFRESAYTPIKKMIGDEEPRDFDEMKNAIDNAANEAIDKKRKVIEMIKGK